A window of the Homo sapiens chromosome 18, GRCh38.p14 Primary Assembly genome harbors these coding sequences:
- the TSHZ1 gene encoding teashirt homolog 1 isoform 2 (isoform 2 is encoded by transcript variant 2): MCNEETEIKEAQSYQNSPVSSATNQDAGYGSPFSESSDQLAHFKGSSSREEKEDPQCPDSVSYPQDSLAQIKAVYANLFSESCWSSLALDLKKSGSTTSTNDASQKESSAPTPTPPTCPVSTTGPTTSTPSTSCSSSTSHSSTTSTSSSSGYDWHQAALAKTLQQTSSYGLLPEPSLFSTVQLYRQNNKLYGSVFTGASKFRCKDCSAAYDTLVELTVHMNETGHYRDDNRDKDSEKTKRWSKPRKRSLMEMEGKEDAQKVLKCMYCGHSFESLQDLSVHMIKTKHYQKVPLKEPVPAITKLVPSTKKRALQDLAPPCSPEPAGMAAEVALSESAKDQKAANPYVTPNNRYGYQNGASYTWQFEARKAQILKCMECGSSHDTLQQLTAHMMVTGHFLKVTTSASKKGKQLVLDPVVEEKIQSIPLPPTTHTRLPASSIKKQPDSPAGSTTSEEKKEPEKEKPPVAGDAEKIKEESEDSLEKFEPSTLYPYLREEDLDDSPKGGLDILKSLENTVSTAISKAQNGAPSWGGYPSIHAAYQLPGTVKPLPAAVQSVQVQPSYAGGVKSLSSAEHNALLHSPGSLTPPPHKSNVSAMEELVEKVTGKVNIKKEERPPEKEKSSLAKAASPIAKENKDFPKTEEVSGKPQKKGPEAETGKAKKEGPLDVHTPNGTEPLKAKVTNGCNNLGIIMDHSPEPSFINPLSALQSIMNTHLGKVSKPVSPSLDPLAMLYKISNSMLDKPVYPATPVKQADAIDRYYYENSDQPIDLTKSKNKPLVSSVADSVASPLRESALMDISDMVKNLTGRLTPKSSTPSTVSEKSDADGSSFEEALDELSPVHKRKGRQSNWNPQHLLILQAQFASSLRETTEGKYIMSDLGPQERVHISKFTGLSMTTISHWLANVKYQLRRTGGTKFLKNLDTGHPVFFCNDCASQFRTASTYISHLETHLGFSLKDLSKLPLNQIQEQQNVSKVLTNKTLGPLGATEEDLGSTFQCKLCNRTFASKHAVKLHLSKTHGKSPEDHLIYVTELEKQ; this comes from the coding sequence ATGTGCAATGAAGAGACGGAGATCAAAGAGGCGCAGAGCTACCAGAACTCCCCAGTCAGCTCTGCGACTAACCAGGACGCCGGCTACGGGTCGCCCTTCAGTGAGAGCAGCGACCAGCTAGCCCATTTCAAAGGCTCTTCCTCTCGAGAAGAGAAGGAGGATCCGCAGTGTCCCGACAGCGTCTCGTACCCCCAGGACAGCCTGGCACAGATCAAAGCTGTGTATGCAAACTTGTTCTCCGAGTCCTGCTGGTCCAGCTTAGCTCTGGATTTAAAGAAGTCGGGTTCCACCACCAGCACCAACGATGCCAGCCAGAAGGAGAgctccgcccccacccccacaccccccaccTGCCCCGTCAGCACCACTGGCCCCACCACGAGCACGCCCAGCACCAGCTGCAGCTCCAGCACCAGCCACAGCAGTACCACCAGTACCAGCAGCAGCTCCGGGTACGACTGGCACCAGGCTGCACTGGCCAAGACGCTGCAGCAGACGTCCTCGTATGGGCTGCTTCCTGAGCCCAGCCTGTTCAGCACCGTGCAGCTCTACCGCCAGAACAACAAGCTCTACGGCTCCGTCTTCACGGGCGCCAGCAAGTTCCGGTGCAAAGACTGCAGTGCCGCGTACGACACGCTGGTGGAACTGACGGTGCACATGAACGAGACAGGCCACTACCGTGACGACAACAGGGACAAGGACTCCGAGAAGACCAAGAGGTGGTCCAAGCCCAGGAAGCGCTCCCTGATGGAGatggaggggaaggaggatgCCCAGAAGGTGCTGAAGTGCATGTACTGTGGACACTCCTTTGAGTCCTTGCAGGACCTCAGCGTCCACATGATCAAAACCAAGCATTACCAGAAAGTGCCTCTGAAGGAGCCAGTGCCAGCCATCACCAAACTGGTCCCCTCCACCAAAAAGCGGGCGCTTCAGGACCTGGCGCCCCCCTGCTCCCCTGAGCCAGCAGGAATGGCCGCAGAGGTGGCCCTGAGTGAGTCAGCCAAGGATCAGAAAGCAGCGAACCCGTACGTCACGCCCAATAACCGCTATGGCTACCAGAATGGCGCCAGCTACACCTGGCAGTTTGAGGCCCGCAAGGCGCAGATCCTCAAGTGCATGGAGTGTGGCAGCTCCCACGACACGCTGCAGCAGCTCACCGCCCACATGATGGTCACCGGGCACTTCCTGAAAGTGACCACCTCGGCTTCTAAGAAGGGCAAGCAGTTGGTGCTGGACCCTGTGGTGGAAGAGAAGATCCAGTCCATCCCACTACCGCCCACCACCCACACGCGGCTGCCGGCCTCCAGCATCAAAAAGCAGCCCGACTCTCCCGCGGGGTCCACGActtctgaagaaaagaaagagccagAGAAGGAGAAGCCGCCTGTGGCTGGCGACGCGGAGAAGATCAAGGAGGAGAGTGAGGACAGCTTGGAGAAATTTGAGCCCAGCACCCTGTACCCGTACCTGCGTGAGGAGGACCTGGACGACAGCCCCAAGGGAGGGCTGGACATTCTCAAGTCCCTGGAGAATACCGTCTCCACGGCCATTAGCAAAGCTCAGAATGGTGCGCCCTCATGGGGTGGCTACCCCAGCATCCATGCAGCCTACCAGCTCCCGGGCACCGTGAAGCCACTGCCGGCGGCCGTGCAGAGCGTGCAGGTGCAGCCGTCCTATGCTGGCGGCGTGAAGTCGCTGTCTTCCGCCGAGCACAACGCCCTCCTGCACTCCCCAGGGAGCCTCACGCCCCCACCGCACAAGAGCAACGTGTCTGCCATGGAGGAGCTGGTGGAGAAGGTCACGGGCAAGGTCAACATCAAGAAGGAGGAGAGACCCCCTGAGAAGGAGAAGAGCTCCCTGGCCAAGGCTGCGTCCCCCATAGCAAAAGAGAATAAAGATTTCCCGAAAACGGAGGAAGTCAGCGGCAAACCACAGAAGAAGGGCCCTGAGGCCGAGACTGGGAAGGCCAAAAAGGAGGGACCGCTGGACGTTCACACCCCAAATGGCACAGAGCCTCTCAAAGCAAAGGTCACCAACGGCTGTAACAACCTGGGGATCATCATGGACCACTCACCGGAGCCTTCCTTCATCAACCCGCTGAGCGCTTTGCAGTCCATCATGAACACCCACCTGGGCAAGGTGTCCAAGCCCGTGAGTCCCTCGCTGGACCCGCTGGCGATGCTGTACAAGATCAGCAACAGCATGCTGGACAAGCCGGTGTACCCCGCCACCCCTGTGAAGCAGGCCGATGCCATCGACCGCTACTATTATGAAAACAGCGACCAGCCCATTGACTTAACCAAGTCCAAGAACAAGCCGCTGGTGTCCAGCGTGGCTGATTCGGTGGCATCACCTCTGCGGGAGAGCGCACTCATGGACATCTCCGACATGGTGAAAAACCTCACAGGCCGCCTGACGCCCAAGTCCTCCACGCCCTCCACAGTTTCAGAGAAGTCCGATGCTGATGGCAGCAGCTTTGAGGAGGCGTTGGACGAGCTGTCACCGGTCCACAAGAGGAAGGGCCGGCAGTCCAACTGGAACCCGCAGCACCTTCTCATCCTGCAGGCCCAGTTCGCCTCGAGCTTGCGGGAGACCACAGAGGGCAAGTACATCATGTCGGACTTGGGCCCGCAGGAGAGGGTGCACATCTCGAAGTTTACTGGGCTCTCCATGACCACCATCAGCCACTGGCTGGCCAATGTGAAGTACCAGTTGAGGAGGACAGGGGGAACGAAATTCCTAAAGAACCTGGACACAGGGCatcctgttttcttttgcaacGATTGTGCCTCTCAGTTCAGAACTGCTTCTACATACATAAGTCATTTGGAGACACACTTGGGCTTCAGCCTGAAGGATCTCTCCAAGCTGCCACTCAATCAGATTCAAGAACAGCAGAATGTTTCGAAAGTCCTCACCAACAAAACTCTGGGCCCACTGGGGGCCACCGAGGAAGACTTGGGCTCCACATTCCAATGTAAGCTCTGCAACCGGACTTTTGCGAGCAAGCACGCAGTCAAACTGCACCTTAGTAAGACCCACGGCAAGTCTCCCGAGGACCACCTGATCTATGTGACTGAGTTGGAGAAACAGTAG
- the TSHZ1 gene encoding teashirt homolog 1 isoform 1 (isoform 1 is encoded by transcript variant 1), whose product MPRRKQQAPRRSAAYVPEEELKAAEIDEEHVEDDGLSLDIQESEYMCNEETEIKEAQSYQNSPVSSATNQDAGYGSPFSESSDQLAHFKGSSSREEKEDPQCPDSVSYPQDSLAQIKAVYANLFSESCWSSLALDLKKSGSTTSTNDASQKESSAPTPTPPTCPVSTTGPTTSTPSTSCSSSTSHSSTTSTSSSSGYDWHQAALAKTLQQTSSYGLLPEPSLFSTVQLYRQNNKLYGSVFTGASKFRCKDCSAAYDTLVELTVHMNETGHYRDDNRDKDSEKTKRWSKPRKRSLMEMEGKEDAQKVLKCMYCGHSFESLQDLSVHMIKTKHYQKVPLKEPVPAITKLVPSTKKRALQDLAPPCSPEPAGMAAEVALSESAKDQKAANPYVTPNNRYGYQNGASYTWQFEARKAQILKCMECGSSHDTLQQLTAHMMVTGHFLKVTTSASKKGKQLVLDPVVEEKIQSIPLPPTTHTRLPASSIKKQPDSPAGSTTSEEKKEPEKEKPPVAGDAEKIKEESEDSLEKFEPSTLYPYLREEDLDDSPKGGLDILKSLENTVSTAISKAQNGAPSWGGYPSIHAAYQLPGTVKPLPAAVQSVQVQPSYAGGVKSLSSAEHNALLHSPGSLTPPPHKSNVSAMEELVEKVTGKVNIKKEERPPEKEKSSLAKAASPIAKENKDFPKTEEVSGKPQKKGPEAETGKAKKEGPLDVHTPNGTEPLKAKVTNGCNNLGIIMDHSPEPSFINPLSALQSIMNTHLGKVSKPVSPSLDPLAMLYKISNSMLDKPVYPATPVKQADAIDRYYYENSDQPIDLTKSKNKPLVSSVADSVASPLRESALMDISDMVKNLTGRLTPKSSTPSTVSEKSDADGSSFEEALDELSPVHKRKGRQSNWNPQHLLILQAQFASSLRETTEGKYIMSDLGPQERVHISKFTGLSMTTISHWLANVKYQLRRTGGTKFLKNLDTGHPVFFCNDCASQFRTASTYISHLETHLGFSLKDLSKLPLNQIQEQQNVSKVLTNKTLGPLGATEEDLGSTFQCKLCNRTFASKHAVKLHLSKTHGKSPEDHLIYVTELEKQ is encoded by the coding sequence cttatgttcctgaggaagaattGAAGGCAGCAGAAATAGATGAAGAGCACGTGGAGGATGACGGGCTGTCTTTGGACATTCAGGAAAGTGAGTACATGTGCAATGAAGAGACGGAGATCAAAGAGGCGCAGAGCTACCAGAACTCCCCAGTCAGCTCTGCGACTAACCAGGACGCCGGCTACGGGTCGCCCTTCAGTGAGAGCAGCGACCAGCTAGCCCATTTCAAAGGCTCTTCCTCTCGAGAAGAGAAGGAGGATCCGCAGTGTCCCGACAGCGTCTCGTACCCCCAGGACAGCCTGGCACAGATCAAAGCTGTGTATGCAAACTTGTTCTCCGAGTCCTGCTGGTCCAGCTTAGCTCTGGATTTAAAGAAGTCGGGTTCCACCACCAGCACCAACGATGCCAGCCAGAAGGAGAgctccgcccccacccccacaccccccaccTGCCCCGTCAGCACCACTGGCCCCACCACGAGCACGCCCAGCACCAGCTGCAGCTCCAGCACCAGCCACAGCAGTACCACCAGTACCAGCAGCAGCTCCGGGTACGACTGGCACCAGGCTGCACTGGCCAAGACGCTGCAGCAGACGTCCTCGTATGGGCTGCTTCCTGAGCCCAGCCTGTTCAGCACCGTGCAGCTCTACCGCCAGAACAACAAGCTCTACGGCTCCGTCTTCACGGGCGCCAGCAAGTTCCGGTGCAAAGACTGCAGTGCCGCGTACGACACGCTGGTGGAACTGACGGTGCACATGAACGAGACAGGCCACTACCGTGACGACAACAGGGACAAGGACTCCGAGAAGACCAAGAGGTGGTCCAAGCCCAGGAAGCGCTCCCTGATGGAGatggaggggaaggaggatgCCCAGAAGGTGCTGAAGTGCATGTACTGTGGACACTCCTTTGAGTCCTTGCAGGACCTCAGCGTCCACATGATCAAAACCAAGCATTACCAGAAAGTGCCTCTGAAGGAGCCAGTGCCAGCCATCACCAAACTGGTCCCCTCCACCAAAAAGCGGGCGCTTCAGGACCTGGCGCCCCCCTGCTCCCCTGAGCCAGCAGGAATGGCCGCAGAGGTGGCCCTGAGTGAGTCAGCCAAGGATCAGAAAGCAGCGAACCCGTACGTCACGCCCAATAACCGCTATGGCTACCAGAATGGCGCCAGCTACACCTGGCAGTTTGAGGCCCGCAAGGCGCAGATCCTCAAGTGCATGGAGTGTGGCAGCTCCCACGACACGCTGCAGCAGCTCACCGCCCACATGATGGTCACCGGGCACTTCCTGAAAGTGACCACCTCGGCTTCTAAGAAGGGCAAGCAGTTGGTGCTGGACCCTGTGGTGGAAGAGAAGATCCAGTCCATCCCACTACCGCCCACCACCCACACGCGGCTGCCGGCCTCCAGCATCAAAAAGCAGCCCGACTCTCCCGCGGGGTCCACGActtctgaagaaaagaaagagccagAGAAGGAGAAGCCGCCTGTGGCTGGCGACGCGGAGAAGATCAAGGAGGAGAGTGAGGACAGCTTGGAGAAATTTGAGCCCAGCACCCTGTACCCGTACCTGCGTGAGGAGGACCTGGACGACAGCCCCAAGGGAGGGCTGGACATTCTCAAGTCCCTGGAGAATACCGTCTCCACGGCCATTAGCAAAGCTCAGAATGGTGCGCCCTCATGGGGTGGCTACCCCAGCATCCATGCAGCCTACCAGCTCCCGGGCACCGTGAAGCCACTGCCGGCGGCCGTGCAGAGCGTGCAGGTGCAGCCGTCCTATGCTGGCGGCGTGAAGTCGCTGTCTTCCGCCGAGCACAACGCCCTCCTGCACTCCCCAGGGAGCCTCACGCCCCCACCGCACAAGAGCAACGTGTCTGCCATGGAGGAGCTGGTGGAGAAGGTCACGGGCAAGGTCAACATCAAGAAGGAGGAGAGACCCCCTGAGAAGGAGAAGAGCTCCCTGGCCAAGGCTGCGTCCCCCATAGCAAAAGAGAATAAAGATTTCCCGAAAACGGAGGAAGTCAGCGGCAAACCACAGAAGAAGGGCCCTGAGGCCGAGACTGGGAAGGCCAAAAAGGAGGGACCGCTGGACGTTCACACCCCAAATGGCACAGAGCCTCTCAAAGCAAAGGTCACCAACGGCTGTAACAACCTGGGGATCATCATGGACCACTCACCGGAGCCTTCCTTCATCAACCCGCTGAGCGCTTTGCAGTCCATCATGAACACCCACCTGGGCAAGGTGTCCAAGCCCGTGAGTCCCTCGCTGGACCCGCTGGCGATGCTGTACAAGATCAGCAACAGCATGCTGGACAAGCCGGTGTACCCCGCCACCCCTGTGAAGCAGGCCGATGCCATCGACCGCTACTATTATGAAAACAGCGACCAGCCCATTGACTTAACCAAGTCCAAGAACAAGCCGCTGGTGTCCAGCGTGGCTGATTCGGTGGCATCACCTCTGCGGGAGAGCGCACTCATGGACATCTCCGACATGGTGAAAAACCTCACAGGCCGCCTGACGCCCAAGTCCTCCACGCCCTCCACAGTTTCAGAGAAGTCCGATGCTGATGGCAGCAGCTTTGAGGAGGCGTTGGACGAGCTGTCACCGGTCCACAAGAGGAAGGGCCGGCAGTCCAACTGGAACCCGCAGCACCTTCTCATCCTGCAGGCCCAGTTCGCCTCGAGCTTGCGGGAGACCACAGAGGGCAAGTACATCATGTCGGACTTGGGCCCGCAGGAGAGGGTGCACATCTCGAAGTTTACTGGGCTCTCCATGACCACCATCAGCCACTGGCTGGCCAATGTGAAGTACCAGTTGAGGAGGACAGGGGGAACGAAATTCCTAAAGAACCTGGACACAGGGCatcctgttttcttttgcaacGATTGTGCCTCTCAGTTCAGAACTGCTTCTACATACATAAGTCATTTGGAGACACACTTGGGCTTCAGCCTGAAGGATCTCTCCAAGCTGCCACTCAATCAGATTCAAGAACAGCAGAATGTTTCGAAAGTCCTCACCAACAAAACTCTGGGCCCACTGGGGGCCACCGAGGAAGACTTGGGCTCCACATTCCAATGTAAGCTCTGCAACCGGACTTTTGCGAGCAAGCACGCAGTCAAACTGCACCTTAGTAAGACCCACGGCAAGTCTCCCGAGGACCACCTGATCTATGTGACTGAGTTGGAGAAACAGTAG